In Microplitis demolitor isolate Queensland-Clemson2020A chromosome 9, iyMicDemo2.1a, whole genome shotgun sequence, one genomic interval encodes:
- the LOC128668656 gene encoding cyclin-T2-like translates to MTANGEKWYYTKDQLQNSPSRKCGYDADEELNYRQQAADLINDIGERLKLPQSIICTAIVYMHRFYVHHSLQKFHRYSISAVALFLAAKVENMPRKLEWTIKTLNACIGREIDYGSTRSEEYLKEENHILFCENVLLQTLGFEFTVIHPHVYVLQICQDIQANKELTRTSYFMAIESLHLTTMCLQYKPKVVACFCVYFASKWSSWEIPLSREEKTWYSYIDSSITLKLLEELTQEFLAIFDKSPSRLKHKVMDIMNGHSESKLKQHQHEQSLPSLPPLSSSALQPPLRSLFIPIEFSKPADSIQRQQSFDNVLKPVCLNSCNKSKLAPINDNIKSTDTRKKNIASHFNLESSIVKDNSFRTPIIVRIPEEKIEIEFVKLKPVLNIKNRINRSQHYHVNDNNNCESIIDVENVSPQIKRIKYDQRFS, encoded by the coding sequence atgactGCCAATGGTGAAAAATGGTACTACACAAAAGACCAATTACAAAACTCGCCAAGTCGAAAGTGTGGTTATGACGCTGATgaagaattaaattatagacaaCAGGCTGCTGATTTAATTAACGATATTGGTGAAAGACTTAAATTGCCACAATCAATTATATGCACAGCGATTGTTTACATGCATAGATTTTATGTACATCATTCGCTGCAAAAGTTTCATAGATATTCAATTTCTGCAGTAGCATTATTTTTGGCTGCTAAAGTTGAAAACATGCCCAGAAAATTAGAATGGACTATAAAAACATTGAATGCTTGCATAGGTAGAGAAATTGATTACGGTTCAACAAGATCTGAAGAATATTTGAAAGAAgaaaatcatatattattttgtgaaaatgTTTTACTTCAGACATTAGGTTTTGAATTTACTGTTATTCATCCACATGTTTATGTTCTCCAAATTTGTCAAGATATCCAAGCAAACAAAGAGTTAACACGCACCTCCTACTTCATGGCGATAGAAAGTTTACACCTTACGACAATGTGTCTCCAATATAAGCCAAAAGTTGTTGCATGCTTTTGCGTTTACTTTGCAAGCAAATGGTCTAGTTGGGAGATTCCATTGAGTAGAGAAGAAAAAACTTGGTACTCATATATCGATTCGTCAATcacattaaaattacttgaagAATTAACTCAAGAATTTTTGGCTATCTTTGATAAAAGTCCATCTCGTTTGAAGCATAAAGTTATGGATATTATGAATGGACATTCAGAATCTAAGTTAAAACAGCATCAACATGAACAATCTTTACCGTCATTGCCACCACTTTCATCTTCCGCTTTACAACCACCCCTGAGAAGTCTATTCATACcgattgaattttctaaaccTGCTGATAGTATTCAAAGACAACAGTCCTTTGATAATGTGTTAAAGCCAGTTTGTCTTAATAGTTgtaataaatctaaattagCACCCATTAACGATAATATTAAATCTACTGAtacgcgaaaaaaaaatattgcaagtcattttaatttagaatCGTCTATTGTTAAAGATAATAGTTTTAGAACACCAATAATCGTAAGAATTCCTGAAGAAAAGATTGAAATAGAATTTGTTAAACTTAAAccagttttaaatataaaaaatagaataaataggAGTCAACATTACCatgttaatgataataataactgtGAAAGTATTATTGATGTAGAGAATGTTTCGCCTCagattaaaagaattaaatatgatcAGCGTTTTAGttaa
- the LOC106693640 gene encoding cyclin-T2-like encodes MTANGEKWYYTKDQLQNSPSRKCGYNADKELNYRQQAADLINDIGERLKLPQSIICTAIVYMHRFYVHHSLKKFHRYSISAVALFLAAKVENMPRKLEWTIKTLNACIGREIDYGSTRSEEYLKEENHILFCENVLLQTLGFEFTVIHPHVYVLQICQDIQANKELTRTSYFMAIESLHLTTMCLQYKPKVVACFCVYFASKWSSWEIPLSREEKTWYSYIDSSITLKLLEELTQEFLAIFDKSPSRLKHKVMDIMNGHSESKLKQHQHEQSLPSLPPLSSSALQPPLRSLFIPIEFSKPADSIQRQQSFDNVLKPVCLNSCNKSKLAPINDNIKSTDTRKKNIASHFNLESSIVKDNSFRTPIIVRIPEEKIEIEFVKLKPVLNIKNRINRSQHYHVNDNNNCESINDVENVSPQIKRIKYDQRFS; translated from the coding sequence atgactGCCAATGGTGAAAAATGGTACTACACAAAAGACCAATTACAAAACTCGCCAAGTCGAAAGTGTGGTTATAACGCtgataaagaattaaattatagacaaCAGGCTGCTGATTTAATTAACGATATTGGTGAAAGACTTAAATTGCCACAATCAATTATATGCACAGCGATTGTTTACATGCATAGATTTTATGTACATCATTCGCTGAAAAAGTTTCATAGATATTCAATTTCTGCAGTAGCATTATTTTTGGCTGCTAAAGTTGAAAACATGCCCAGAAAATTAGAATGGACTATAAAAACATTGAATGCTTGCATAGGTAGAGAAATTGATTACGGTTCAACAAGATCTGAAGAATATTTGAAAGAAgaaaatcatatattattttgtgaaaatgTTTTACTTCAGACATTAGGTTTTGAATTTACTGTTATTCATCCACATGTTTATGTTCTCCAAATTTGTCAAGATATCCAAGCAAACAAAGAGTTAACACGCACCTCCTACTTCATGGCGATAGAAAGTTTACACCTTACGACAATGTGTCTCCAATATAAGCCAAAAGTTGTTGCATGCTTTTGCGTTTACTTTGCAAGCAAATGGTCTAGTTGGGAGATTCCATTGAGTAGAGAAGAAAAAACTTGGTACTCATATATCGATTCGTCAATcacattaaaattacttgaagAATTAACTCAAGAATTTTTGGCTATCTTTGATAAAAGTCCATCTCGTTTGAAGCATAAAGTTATGGATATTATGAATGGACATTCAGAATCTAAGTTAAAACAGCATCAACATGAACAATCTTTACCGTCATTGCCACCACTTTCATCTTCCGCTTTACAACCACCCCTGAGAAGTCTATTCATACcgattgaattttctaaaccTGCTGATAGTATTCAAAGACAACAGTCCTTTGATAATGTGTTAAAGCCAGTTTGTCTTAATAGTTgtaataaatctaaattagCACCCATTAACGATAATATTAAATCTACTGAtacgcgaaaaaaaaatattgcaagtcattttaatttagaatCGTCTATTGTTAAAGATAATAGTTTTAGAACACCAATAATCGTAAGAATTCCTGAAGAAAAGATTGAAATAGAATTTGTTAAACTTAAAccagttttaaatataaaaaatagaataaataggAGTCAACATTACCatgttaatgataataataactgtGAAAGTATTAATGATGTAGAGAATGTTTCGCCTCagattaaaagaattaaatatgatcAGCGTTTTAGttaa